A single genomic interval of Stieleria maiorica harbors:
- a CDS encoding FAD/NAD(P)-binding protein, with product MSIANFPEAAVPQSRVDGGREKVRLAIVGCGPRGLQCLEAFSRAVGERRLHAIDVTVFEPAGSPGAGHIYDPQQPRELLMNYATQHIDFWQRYRQSPMAQSESLIEWLDHRYPDLATTDQYIPRAIVGEYLSDCFQTVSKRFAPSSFRVVRKRVRRVWRDGLGWHIEFNGGTTSFDYVVLATGHEGLRPSLDGESTFSHGRRKARPVYPAKSQLSTGCVRAGASVLIRGMGLTAIDAVLSLTEGRSGEFQANDPLPRYIHCFNEPRLIDLRSRSGRPMLAKPTAKVEPIEDRFWEPFRRRLEDLQACRGRIRFRSDLFTVVSDAAAELLKRHGANPVRERDISNWYRGWARYRMDAQTAYDAMLQSHGVATGRLPKDIPFALGESWRKLYPQVVTLVSYGGLADDQYSSFRSVASEMERIAFGPPAKSIGKLLALISQGVVTLGQIAEPFPDGKDYDTILNAVIAGPHDPSFAGPIAGLLDDGVLRRHGPTNAIVTDHEGFVPGTECTLAIFGRATEGWVVGNDTLSRALHDQIDRWASRMAVITESVGGARYGF from the coding sequence GTGAGTATTGCGAATTTCCCAGAGGCAGCAGTGCCGCAAAGCCGAGTCGATGGCGGCAGAGAGAAGGTACGACTGGCCATCGTCGGATGCGGTCCGCGCGGCCTGCAATGCCTTGAAGCGTTCAGCCGAGCCGTCGGGGAACGAAGGTTACACGCGATCGACGTGACGGTGTTCGAGCCGGCCGGATCGCCCGGTGCCGGTCATATCTATGACCCGCAACAGCCACGTGAGCTGCTCATGAATTACGCGACGCAGCACATTGATTTTTGGCAGCGTTATCGTCAATCTCCCATGGCCCAGTCCGAATCATTGATCGAATGGCTGGATCACCGTTATCCCGACTTGGCAACGACCGATCAGTACATCCCGCGAGCGATTGTCGGAGAGTACCTTTCAGATTGTTTTCAAACGGTCTCTAAGCGATTTGCGCCTTCGTCGTTCCGTGTCGTTCGGAAACGCGTCCGGCGGGTGTGGCGGGACGGTCTCGGATGGCACATCGAATTTAATGGGGGCACGACGTCATTTGATTATGTCGTGCTTGCGACCGGGCATGAAGGTTTACGACCTTCGTTAGACGGTGAATCCACGTTTAGCCATGGACGGCGGAAAGCCCGCCCGGTCTACCCCGCCAAGTCGCAACTTTCTACCGGTTGCGTTCGCGCCGGTGCCTCCGTTCTCATCCGCGGAATGGGCTTGACTGCGATCGACGCTGTGCTCTCGTTGACCGAAGGTCGCAGCGGGGAGTTTCAGGCGAACGATCCTTTGCCTCGCTACATCCACTGTTTCAATGAACCTCGACTGATCGACTTGCGTAGCCGATCGGGGCGGCCGATGTTGGCCAAACCGACTGCGAAAGTTGAGCCCATCGAAGACCGCTTCTGGGAACCGTTCCGCAGGCGTCTCGAGGATCTGCAAGCATGCCGTGGCAGAATTCGATTTCGCAGTGACCTTTTCACCGTCGTATCGGATGCGGCCGCAGAGCTACTGAAGCGACACGGCGCAAATCCAGTTCGGGAACGAGACATCAGCAACTGGTATCGCGGTTGGGCTCGCTACCGGATGGATGCACAAACGGCCTACGATGCTATGTTGCAGTCCCACGGTGTCGCGACAGGACGGCTTCCAAAGGACATCCCCTTTGCTCTGGGGGAATCGTGGCGGAAACTCTATCCTCAAGTGGTCACGCTCGTCAGTTACGGCGGGCTGGCCGATGACCAGTATTCGTCGTTCCGATCGGTTGCATCGGAAATGGAGCGAATCGCCTTCGGCCCACCCGCGAAAAGTATCGGGAAACTTCTTGCATTGATCAGCCAGGGCGTGGTGACGTTGGGGCAAATCGCAGAACCGTTCCCGGATGGGAAAGATTACGATACGATTCTTAATGCAGTGATCGCCGGTCCCCACGACCCGAGTTTCGCCGGCCCTATCGCCGGGCTGCTGGACGATGGAGTCTTGCGTCGGCACGGTCCCACCAACGCGATCGTAACCGACCACGAAGGATTTGTTCCTGGCACCGAGTGCACCCTCGCCATCTTCGGACGCGCGACTGAAGGATGGGTGGTCGGTAACGATACGTTATCACGAGCGTTGCACGACCAAATTGATCGCTGGGCGTCCCGTATGGCCGTC